The proteins below come from a single Candidatus Planktophila dulcis genomic window:
- a CDS encoding FmdB family zinc ribbon protein, which translates to MPTYQYACVACDHAFEAFQSFSESPLTECPECKGEVRKVYSAVGVVFKGSGFYKTDSVTKPAATTDKS; encoded by the coding sequence TTGCCTACATATCAATATGCATGCGTTGCGTGTGACCATGCCTTTGAGGCTTTCCAGTCATTTTCAGAATCACCACTTACTGAATGCCCTGAATGTAAGGGTGAAGTTCGCAAGGTGTATTCGGCAGTCGGAGTTGTTTTTAAAGGATCTGGTTTCTATAAAACCGATTCTGTTACAAAACCTGCAGCTACAACTGATAAAAGTTAG
- a CDS encoding MMPL family transporter: protein MFERLGHVLVRYRKMAVALFVIGILLAGAIGSLIFSRLDSGGYSNPKSDSYKVYEYLRDELKVQDPAVVVVIDAGNTDVTDSVVTQKSLALEKKMSQEDGVTKTLSFWSSGGEATLKSSDGKAAFVLIYGEGEAFTPQSQRLGAIFQEKYDGKIDGLTLYAGGVGVVGNAITEKISKDLKLAEVISIPLTFILLAFVFGALAASAMPLIVGVAAILGAFFILYLLSLFTDVSVYALNLTTGMGLGLGIDYALLMVNRFREEIHHGKSVEDAVVTTMGTAGKTVFYSGLTVLVTMVSLIFFPLPFLKSFGYAGVSVVAIAVIGAIFGLPPILALMGEKIDKGVVRKSAITPKEDGRWADTARMVMKRPAAVVIVSLIVLGVLAAPVQNIKFAQGDSRMLPATNKAAIATALQDKRFPGQTGTPIEIVIFDGAEITGEVATYAKKIAAVSGVIGVAAPEVIGKDVRLVAYQAMLPRTPEAQNLIHTIRDIPAPQGALVGGVAADYTDSQDAISSTLPWALGWIALSVFVLIFIFTGSIILPIKAVLLNVLSLAATMGVLTWVFIDGHLQWLVGSFTLTGTLDTSIVILIAVVVFGLSMDYELFLLSRIREEHLAGKSNVEAVATGLQRSARIITAAAVLLAVVFAAFITSGVTSIKSMGFGVALAVILDATIVRALLVPALMRLFGERNWWAPKRLQRFTITH from the coding sequence ATGTTCGAGCGCCTAGGTCATGTATTAGTCCGCTATCGCAAGATGGCGGTAGCACTCTTTGTCATTGGCATTCTGCTGGCAGGGGCGATTGGTTCACTGATCTTCAGCAGACTTGATTCAGGTGGTTACTCAAACCCAAAGAGTGATTCATACAAGGTATACGAGTACTTGCGCGATGAATTAAAGGTTCAAGATCCTGCTGTTGTCGTCGTCATTGATGCGGGAAACACCGATGTCACAGATTCTGTTGTTACACAGAAATCTCTTGCTCTTGAAAAGAAGATGTCGCAAGAAGATGGTGTCACCAAGACTCTTTCATTCTGGAGCTCTGGTGGTGAGGCAACACTGAAATCCTCTGATGGAAAGGCTGCATTCGTACTCATCTACGGTGAAGGCGAAGCATTCACACCACAAAGCCAGAGGCTCGGAGCGATTTTTCAGGAAAAATATGACGGCAAGATTGATGGCTTGACTCTCTATGCAGGCGGAGTTGGCGTTGTTGGTAACGCAATCACAGAGAAGATTTCAAAAGATCTCAAGTTAGCTGAAGTAATCTCAATTCCACTGACTTTCATACTCCTTGCATTTGTCTTTGGTGCATTAGCTGCCTCTGCAATGCCACTCATAGTCGGTGTTGCCGCAATCTTGGGAGCATTCTTTATTCTCTACCTCTTGTCACTCTTCACTGATGTCAGTGTCTATGCACTCAACCTCACTACAGGTATGGGTCTTGGACTCGGTATCGATTACGCCTTACTTATGGTCAATCGTTTCCGCGAAGAGATCCACCATGGAAAGAGTGTTGAAGATGCAGTAGTGACCACAATGGGCACAGCAGGAAAGACGGTCTTTTACTCTGGGCTCACTGTCCTCGTCACAATGGTTTCGCTCATCTTCTTCCCACTTCCATTCTTAAAATCATTTGGATATGCAGGAGTATCAGTAGTAGCAATTGCAGTCATAGGTGCAATTTTTGGACTTCCACCAATCCTTGCTCTTATGGGTGAGAAAATTGATAAAGGTGTAGTGAGAAAATCTGCAATCACACCTAAAGAAGATGGGCGTTGGGCTGATACAGCACGCATGGTGATGAAACGCCCTGCAGCTGTCGTAATTGTCTCTCTCATAGTTCTAGGTGTTCTTGCTGCCCCAGTGCAGAACATTAAATTCGCGCAAGGTGATTCTCGAATGCTGCCCGCTACCAATAAAGCAGCTATTGCAACTGCACTTCAAGATAAGAGATTTCCTGGGCAGACTGGAACTCCCATCGAAATAGTTATCTTTGATGGTGCAGAGATAACTGGTGAAGTTGCAACATATGCCAAGAAGATTGCAGCAGTCTCCGGAGTAATTGGCGTTGCAGCGCCAGAGGTAATCGGCAAGGACGTTCGACTCGTTGCATACCAAGCAATGTTGCCCAGAACTCCCGAAGCTCAGAACTTGATCCACACAATTCGAGATATTCCAGCGCCACAAGGTGCCCTTGTTGGTGGAGTTGCCGCTGACTACACAGATTCTCAAGATGCAATCTCATCCACACTTCCATGGGCTCTCGGTTGGATTGCACTCAGCGTTTTTGTTCTGATTTTTATCTTCACCGGTTCCATCATCTTGCCAATCAAGGCAGTCTTGCTCAACGTGCTCTCTCTTGCAGCGACGATGGGTGTGCTCACGTGGGTATTTATCGATGGACATCTGCAATGGCTGGTGGGTTCATTCACCCTCACGGGAACACTTGATACCTCCATTGTTATTTTGATTGCCGTCGTTGTCTTCGGATTATCGATGGACTATGAACTCTTCTTGCTCTCACGTATTCGTGAAGAACACTTGGCAGGTAAGAGCAATGTTGAAGCAGTTGCAACTGGCCTTCAGCGTTCAGCACGAATCATTACTGCGGCTGCAGTCTTGCTCGCTGTTGTATTCGCAGCTTTCATCACAAGTGGTGTCACATCGATTAAATCGATGGGCTTTGGTGTTGCACTCGCGGTAATACTGGATGCAACCATCGTTCGTGCCCTTCTCGTGCCTGCTCTGATGCGACTCTTCGGTGAGCGCAACTGGTGGGCTCCTAAGCGTTTACAGCGATTTACGATTACCCACTAG
- the purU gene encoding formyltetrahydrofolate deformylase has protein sequence MDLIASLQCADQPGIVHAMTTAVLNCGGNIIENQQFTDTTTNAFVMRTRFETTQGLEAAQKSLNESLGKFSPALHIRPTAQKPRALVLVTKESHCLRDLMYLLELGELPIEIPLVISNREELKSLVESHGIPFLYLPVTKENKAEQEKVMLAKISELKIDFVVLARFMQILSSTFTAAMPGKIINIHHSFLPGFKGAKPYHQAHERGVKIIGATAHFVTADLDEGPIIEQDVAHVNHSATPEEMIALGRDIERRVLARAVKLYAEDRIFIVGHRTVVFA, from the coding sequence ATGGATCTCATCGCTTCCCTGCAATGCGCCGATCAGCCAGGCATCGTTCACGCGATGACTACTGCCGTGCTCAATTGCGGCGGCAACATCATTGAGAACCAACAGTTCACCGACACCACCACTAACGCCTTTGTAATGCGCACTCGCTTTGAAACAACTCAAGGACTTGAAGCTGCACAGAAGAGCCTCAATGAAAGCCTAGGTAAATTCTCACCTGCTCTGCATATTCGTCCAACGGCTCAGAAGCCTCGCGCACTTGTTTTAGTTACAAAAGAGAGCCACTGTCTTCGTGACTTGATGTATTTGCTTGAACTTGGCGAACTTCCCATTGAAATCCCACTTGTTATTTCAAATCGCGAAGAACTTAAATCACTTGTTGAATCCCATGGAATTCCATTCCTCTACCTTCCAGTGACTAAAGAGAATAAGGCTGAGCAAGAGAAAGTAATGCTTGCAAAGATTTCAGAACTCAAGATTGATTTCGTTGTCCTTGCTCGCTTCATGCAGATTCTTTCTTCCACATTTACAGCTGCGATGCCTGGAAAGATAATTAACATCCATCACTCATTCTTGCCAGGGTTTAAGGGTGCAAAGCCTTATCACCAAGCACATGAGCGTGGCGTAAAGATCATTGGCGCAACTGCCCACTTTGTTACAGCTGACTTGGATGAAGGTCCAATCATCGAACAAGATGTTGCACACGTAAATCACTCAGCAACACCAGAGGAAATGATTGCTCTTGGTCGCGATATCGAACGACGTGTTCTAGCGCGCGCAGTAAAGCTCTATGCAGAAGATCGAATCTTTATCGTCGGTCATCGCACCGTTGTCTTTGCCTGA
- a CDS encoding saccharopine dehydrogenase family protein, with the protein MKALVIGAGGVGSAIANIASRRPFITSMVVADRSLSRAQAAVTKVNDPRFSAQEVDASDVNDIRALIRKAAPDIVVNAVDPRFVMPIFLACEEEKVNYMDMAMSLSTPHPTDPMNKPGVKLGDEQFARADAWNKNGNYAVVGMGIEPGMSDVFARYAEDELFSRIDYLAVMDGSNLTVDGYDFAPSFSIWTTIEECLNPPLIFEEGRGWYTTEPFSELETYDFPDGIGPVECVNVEHEEAVLIPMKVKAKEVRFKYGLGAQFIETLKTIHTLGLDKKEKVSVQGVEVSPRELLAALLPDPATIGDKMHGKTCAGTLVKGLGKDGKPKAVYIYNVVDNEWSMKNYGNQAVVWQTAINPLIAMELIASGEWKPTGISGPEWFPAQPFLDLISEYGSSWHIREEEPKGIVA; encoded by the coding sequence ATGAAAGCGCTCGTTATCGGCGCAGGCGGAGTTGGCAGTGCAATCGCAAATATCGCATCACGTAGACCATTTATTACGTCAATGGTCGTTGCAGATCGCAGCCTGTCTAGAGCTCAAGCAGCCGTAACAAAGGTCAATGACCCACGATTTTCTGCGCAGGAGGTGGATGCCTCTGATGTGAACGATATTCGCGCTCTCATTCGTAAAGCTGCTCCCGATATTGTCGTGAACGCGGTAGATCCGCGCTTTGTTATGCCAATCTTTTTGGCATGTGAAGAAGAGAAAGTTAATTACATGGATATGGCGATGTCACTATCGACGCCGCATCCAACAGATCCGATGAATAAGCCTGGAGTTAAGTTAGGTGATGAGCAATTTGCTCGTGCAGATGCTTGGAACAAGAACGGTAACTACGCTGTTGTTGGAATGGGTATTGAACCTGGAATGAGCGATGTCTTTGCCCGTTATGCCGAAGATGAACTCTTCTCTCGCATTGATTACTTAGCTGTCATGGATGGCTCGAACCTCACCGTTGATGGTTATGACTTCGCACCATCGTTTTCTATCTGGACAACGATTGAAGAGTGTCTGAATCCACCCTTGATCTTCGAAGAAGGTCGCGGTTGGTATACAACTGAGCCTTTTAGCGAACTAGAAACATATGACTTCCCAGATGGCATTGGACCAGTTGAATGCGTCAACGTTGAACATGAAGAAGCTGTCTTGATTCCAATGAAGGTCAAGGCGAAGGAAGTTCGCTTTAAATATGGACTTGGCGCTCAATTTATTGAGACCTTGAAGACTATTCACACACTGGGACTTGATAAGAAGGAGAAGGTTTCCGTGCAAGGAGTTGAGGTGTCACCTCGCGAACTTCTTGCAGCCCTACTTCCAGATCCTGCAACTATCGGTGACAAAATGCACGGAAAAACCTGTGCAGGAACTCTCGTTAAAGGTTTAGGTAAGGACGGCAAGCCAAAGGCTGTCTATATCTATAACGTTGTCGATAACGAATGGTCGATGAAGAATTATGGCAATCAAGCAGTTGTATGGCAGACAGCTATCAACCCATTGATTGCAATGGAGCTCATTGCAAGTGGTGAATGGAAGCCAACAGGAATATCTGGCCCTGAATGGTTCCCAGCACAGCCCTTCCTTGATTTAATCTCCGAGTACGGATCTTCATGGCATATCCGCGAAGAAGAACCAAAGGGGATCGTGGCTTAA
- a CDS encoding copper resistance CopC family protein produces the protein MKTMKKVSAIAVVIGAILFTPIAAFANSLVATSPMSGATLQSAPSAITVTTEIALMDAGNEISVTDPTGVRVDDGALTIDGVNAVIGLKQLVKTGIYTVNYSLLAENDIPLIGKFTFNFAEPTVIATTAPAPTNAPTPSGNNLGTTIFVLGLLAAAIVVTVALSLYARKLYRDR, from the coding sequence ATGAAGACTATGAAGAAGGTCAGCGCTATTGCAGTGGTTATAGGAGCAATTCTCTTCACGCCAATAGCTGCCTTTGCTAACTCTCTCGTTGCGACATCTCCAATGTCCGGTGCGACACTTCAGAGCGCACCGAGTGCAATTACCGTCACCACTGAAATTGCTCTCATGGATGCGGGTAATGAAATCTCTGTAACTGATCCAACGGGAGTTCGTGTCGATGATGGCGCGCTCACCATTGATGGAGTCAATGCTGTCATTGGTTTAAAGCAATTAGTGAAGACTGGAATATATACAGTCAATTATTCGTTGCTTGCCGAAAATGACATCCCACTCATTGGGAAATTTACCTTTAACTTCGCTGAGCCAACGGTGATTGCAACAACTGCTCCTGCACCTACAAATGCACCAACTCCTTCAGGAAATAACCTTGGAACAACAATCTTTGTTCTTGGCCTTCTTGCAGCGGCAATTGTTGTGACTGTTGCACTCTCTCTTTATGCGCGAAAGCTCTATCGCGACCGATGA
- a CDS encoding DEAD/DEAH box helicase codes for MSLQSRTAAPGKARRAAKGKPRHTTAEKAARKAVVAKPAARGTAKRSAPVKEAASTAARTTAKTTRYSDRETGTKKEVRLADRSKLRAQRFQERTASKSKNVEGAIKGNPKQSREERTFEKPKRAFKPAGAKPVVGRTAPERTAKPQSRAAKFIADRTERSERPFRPERLERPAKSDVRPTTRREAVKAKVAHSDDGRPNFVPQKREKYNPAAPQSAAQRRGDSPRTPAKPPRDRRNDSRGESPAYARDDFRASKTHNKAAVDFGADDNYISVNLADANLVEATPLTEVTTSFRDLGIAPALANALNAQGITHPFPIQIATLPDALAGHDILGRGQTGSGKTLAFSLALLTNISDKTARPHKPLALILTPTRELAQQIDEVLRPLARAVGHESVVIAGGMPYAKQITAMRKATAILVATPGRLIDLLNKNEVQLDQLQITVLDEADQMADMGFLPVVKEILDQARLDGQRLLFSATLDRGVDSLVRQYLKNPKTHSLQNDRASVSTMEHHVLQMHPGDKDDITSQIAARNGKTILFVKTQRGADRLADKLANAGVPVGALHGGKSQAVRTRTLALFKEQDNSALVATDVAARGIHVDGISLVVHVDLPQDHKDYLHRSGRTARAGESGTVVTLSSSKNQRAVSGLLGRAGVTPKFHDVRPLDEKLMVITGAQEPSGVPYIPPVMERKSPGGSRSGGGARRGGSGSGKSGGYRGGNSRRGR; via the coding sequence ATGTCTCTACAATCCCGTACTGCTGCGCCCGGAAAAGCTCGTCGCGCTGCCAAAGGTAAACCCCGCCACACAACTGCCGAGAAGGCTGCCCGTAAGGCAGTCGTTGCAAAGCCAGCTGCTCGTGGAACTGCAAAGCGAAGCGCTCCTGTGAAGGAAGCAGCATCTACTGCAGCACGCACAACAGCTAAGACCACACGTTATTCAGATCGCGAGACTGGTACTAAGAAAGAAGTACGTCTTGCAGATCGTTCCAAGCTACGCGCACAGCGTTTTCAAGAGCGCACAGCATCAAAGTCTAAGAACGTCGAGGGTGCCATAAAGGGCAACCCAAAGCAGTCTCGTGAAGAGCGCACCTTCGAAAAGCCAAAGAGAGCCTTTAAGCCAGCTGGTGCAAAGCCTGTTGTGGGCCGTACAGCACCTGAGAGAACTGCAAAGCCACAATCACGTGCTGCAAAGTTCATTGCAGATCGCACAGAACGTTCAGAGCGTCCATTTCGTCCAGAGCGTTTAGAGCGTCCAGCAAAATCTGATGTTCGTCCAACAACTCGTCGCGAAGCGGTGAAGGCAAAGGTTGCTCACTCAGATGACGGCCGTCCAAACTTTGTTCCACAAAAGCGTGAAAAATATAATCCAGCAGCACCACAGTCAGCTGCGCAGCGTCGTGGAGATTCTCCTCGCACACCTGCAAAGCCACCACGCGATCGCCGCAATGATTCACGTGGTGAATCACCAGCATATGCACGCGATGATTTCCGCGCATCAAAGACTCATAACAAGGCAGCTGTCGATTTCGGCGCTGATGATAATTACATTTCAGTAAACCTTGCCGATGCAAACCTTGTTGAAGCAACACCGCTCACTGAGGTAACAACATCATTCCGCGATCTCGGTATTGCACCGGCGCTCGCAAATGCACTCAATGCTCAAGGCATTACGCATCCATTCCCAATCCAGATTGCAACACTTCCCGATGCTCTTGCAGGTCATGACATCTTGGGCCGTGGACAGACTGGTTCAGGAAAGACTCTGGCATTCAGCCTTGCACTTCTTACAAATATTTCAGATAAGACAGCGCGCCCTCACAAGCCACTGGCACTTATCTTGACCCCTACACGTGAACTCGCGCAGCAGATTGACGAAGTTCTTCGTCCATTAGCACGCGCTGTTGGCCATGAATCAGTAGTTATCGCAGGCGGAATGCCATATGCAAAGCAAATCACTGCAATGCGTAAGGCGACTGCAATCTTGGTTGCAACTCCTGGTCGCTTAATTGACCTTCTCAATAAGAATGAAGTTCAGCTCGATCAACTTCAGATCACTGTTCTTGATGAAGCAGATCAGATGGCAGATATGGGATTTCTTCCAGTAGTGAAGGAAATTCTTGATCAGGCTCGTCTTGATGGACAGCGTCTTCTCTTCTCAGCAACTCTCGATCGCGGTGTTGATTCACTCGTTCGTCAGTACCTCAAGAACCCAAAGACTCACTCATTGCAGAATGACCGTGCTTCTGTTTCAACTATGGAGCACCACGTTCTTCAGATGCACCCTGGCGATAAAGATGACATCACATCACAGATTGCAGCTCGTAATGGAAAGACAATTCTCTTCGTAAAGACTCAGCGCGGTGCAGATCGTCTTGCTGACAAGCTTGCTAACGCTGGTGTTCCAGTGGGTGCGTTGCACGGTGGAAAGTCACAGGCAGTTCGTACTCGCACACTTGCACTCTTTAAGGAGCAAGATAATTCAGCTCTCGTTGCAACAGATGTTGCAGCACGCGGAATCCACGTTGATGGAATCTCACTTGTTGTTCACGTTGATCTTCCACAAGATCACAAGGATTACTTGCACCGTTCAGGTCGCACAGCTCGCGCTGGCGAATCAGGAACTGTTGTTACCTTGTCATCATCAAAGAATCAGCGTGCAGTATCTGGTCTTCTCGGTCGTGCAGGTGTGACACCGAAGTTCCACGATGTGCGCCCTCTCGATGAGAAGCTCATGGTTATCACTGGTGCTCAAGAGCCATCAGGTGTTCCATATATTCCGCCAGTAATGGAGCGAAAGAGCCCAGGTGGTTCACGTTCAGGTGGCGGAGCTCGTCGCGGTGGTTCAGGTTCAGGTAAGTCTGGTGGATACCGTGGTGGCAATAGCCGCCGTGGCCGCTAA
- a CDS encoding CapA family protein, producing MKFRIAIVVCVITAFAILATQPISSPLKGNKSRDVVINVVGDIHGESAIDRTAIPALKRYFADGNLNMFNLETAVTNEMKKEVKEYNFKTDLEFLQSLKSVGLNVATVGNNHSFDYGSQGFLDTLQNLTKAGISYVGGGVNSDLAYQGQIYKVNGLKIGVLGLAKVNGGPGSIAKVDRAGTTNGYDARSTERAITAMKKVSDVLIILTHWGEEGFFCPRDYELSSAKRWSALGADIILGSHTHTLQPITYEDNKLVAYSLGNFIFYSSNIENRSTGILKIRITPNKEITYTLQPMLINNQTKVPEISAAFYTPTINCEDQAKTTVR from the coding sequence ATGAAATTTCGAATTGCAATTGTTGTGTGCGTCATCACAGCCTTTGCAATTCTTGCAACACAGCCCATATCGAGTCCATTAAAGGGCAATAAAAGTAGAGATGTAGTTATTAATGTCGTTGGCGATATTCATGGCGAGAGCGCCATTGATCGCACTGCAATTCCAGCCTTGAAGCGATATTTTGCAGATGGCAATCTCAATATGTTTAATCTGGAAACCGCAGTCACGAATGAAATGAAGAAAGAAGTGAAGGAATATAACTTCAAGACAGATCTTGAATTTCTTCAATCACTTAAATCTGTGGGATTAAATGTTGCAACCGTTGGCAATAATCACAGTTTTGACTATGGCTCACAAGGCTTCCTCGACACTCTGCAGAACCTGACAAAAGCTGGAATCTCCTATGTTGGTGGTGGGGTCAATAGCGATCTCGCATATCAAGGTCAGATTTATAAGGTGAATGGCTTAAAGATCGGCGTCTTAGGTCTTGCAAAGGTCAATGGTGGACCTGGCTCAATTGCAAAAGTAGATAGAGCTGGAACAACAAATGGTTATGACGCACGTTCCACAGAGCGAGCAATCACAGCCATGAAGAAGGTCAGTGATGTATTGATAATTCTGACCCACTGGGGCGAAGAAGGCTTCTTCTGCCCAAGAGATTATGAACTCTCCAGTGCGAAGAGATGGAGCGCACTAGGTGCTGACATCATTCTGGGAAGCCATACCCATACTCTGCAGCCGATTACTTATGAAGATAACAAGCTTGTGGCCTACTCATTAGGCAATTTCATCTTTTACTCATCAAATATCGAAAATAGAAGTACTGGGATATTGAAAATTCGAATTACTCCCAACAAGGAGATTACCTACACACTTCAGCCAATGCTAATCAATAACCAGACCAAGGTTCCAGAGATAAGTGCCGCTTTTTACACACCCACTATTAATTGCGAAGATCAGGCAAAGACAACGGTGCGATGA
- a CDS encoding cytochrome c oxidase assembly protein, which translates to MNLLSGNLTAVDPLVSALGTLNKSISLFAAFSLVGVLLSLSFFLIEREGKLEENALRLRNIGKVLAGVWFLTSAFQIIITLANILGTSLGSALDPTTLSSFVRQIDLGRFLAFQTFLAGVVLISLTFLRRVLPATVLLGISLLALVSPVFQSHSASSGSHSLAIGSLVIHVVALSLWVGGVFALVLLNDSDRKVALPRFSQLALWAAIAVVASGLINAWTRLNFASAWSSSYARIIIVKALLTVVLLVIGYRNRKSLAQGDKTGWNLLSRVIIVEALIMGAVVALGSWLSGSQPPAGKELPFNAALSIVGYPTPAAPNFTRLLTLYDPDALIIGILITLVALYIKGVVILKKRGDSWPVGRTVAFALGVSAMDFATSGGLGVYAKFSFEYHMIAHMVIGMVAPIGLVLGAPITLALRTLPQGRTPEERGVRGMLIALLHSRYSIVLTNPITALALFDGSLFVLYFTDLFGNLMQSHVGHLFMNVHFLLAGYLFFYVIIGIDPNPRKVPHLFRIVILFAAMSIHAFFAISLLATTTLIDKGYYGSLNTPWLGDLLADQHAAGSIAWGMGEVPIILALIATFIQWMRDDSREAKRIDRNEARMAALGEPDELAQYNKYLSQLQSRDKKEGGS; encoded by the coding sequence ATGAACCTTCTGTCAGGAAATCTGACTGCTGTTGATCCTTTGGTAAGTGCCCTTGGCACACTGAACAAATCAATCTCACTCTTTGCAGCTTTTAGTCTTGTTGGCGTATTGCTCTCACTCTCATTCTTCTTAATAGAGCGCGAAGGTAAGTTAGAAGAGAATGCGCTTCGACTTCGCAATATTGGCAAAGTCCTTGCTGGAGTCTGGTTTCTTACCAGCGCCTTTCAAATCATTATCACCTTAGCCAATATTTTGGGAACTTCTCTTGGTTCAGCCCTCGATCCAACAACGCTAAGTTCATTTGTGCGCCAGATTGATCTGGGCAGATTCCTTGCATTTCAAACTTTCCTCGCAGGCGTTGTCTTGATCAGCCTTACCTTTCTTCGACGAGTATTGCCTGCAACTGTTCTTCTTGGAATCTCATTACTCGCACTTGTTTCACCAGTCTTTCAAAGTCACTCAGCATCAAGTGGATCGCACTCTTTAGCTATCGGGTCACTAGTGATTCACGTTGTTGCCCTCTCACTGTGGGTCGGTGGAGTTTTTGCTCTTGTTCTGCTCAATGATTCAGATCGCAAAGTAGCGCTACCTCGCTTTAGCCAGTTAGCTCTCTGGGCTGCAATTGCAGTGGTGGCAAGTGGACTCATTAATGCGTGGACACGACTTAACTTTGCATCCGCGTGGTCTTCTTCCTATGCGCGCATCATCATTGTGAAAGCACTCCTGACTGTTGTACTTCTTGTGATTGGTTACCGCAATAGAAAATCACTTGCTCAAGGAGATAAGACGGGATGGAATCTTCTCTCTCGAGTAATCATCGTGGAAGCGTTGATCATGGGAGCCGTCGTTGCACTTGGTAGTTGGTTATCGGGTTCTCAACCACCGGCTGGAAAAGAGTTGCCGTTTAATGCAGCACTTTCCATTGTTGGTTATCCAACTCCTGCTGCTCCGAATTTCACTCGATTACTGACTCTTTACGATCCAGATGCGCTCATTATCGGAATTCTCATCACACTTGTTGCTCTCTATATCAAGGGTGTAGTGATCTTGAAAAAGCGCGGTGACTCATGGCCTGTGGGTCGCACGGTTGCATTTGCATTGGGAGTTTCAGCAATGGATTTTGCAACAAGTGGTGGTCTTGGTGTTTATGCAAAGTTCTCATTTGAATATCACATGATTGCTCACATGGTCATTGGAATGGTTGCACCTATTGGATTAGTACTTGGAGCACCAATAACGTTGGCACTTCGTACACTCCCACAAGGGCGAACACCTGAGGAGCGTGGAGTTCGCGGAATGCTGATTGCGCTCCTACATTCGCGCTACTCAATCGTGTTGACCAATCCGATAACAGCTCTTGCACTCTTTGATGGCTCACTCTTTGTTCTCTACTTCACCGATCTCTTTGGTAACTTGATGCAATCTCATGTGGGACATCTCTTTATGAATGTGCATTTTCTTTTGGCTGGCTACCTTTTCTTCTATGTCATTATTGGAATCGACCCAAATCCGCGCAAGGTTCCGCACTTATTTCGCATAGTCATTCTCTTTGCTGCAATGAGCATTCATGCCTTCTTTGCTATTTCACTTCTTGCGACTACAACGCTGATTGATAAGGGTTACTACGGCTCTCTCAATACTCCATGGCTAGGTGATTTATTAGCTGACCAACATGCAGCCGGTTCGATTGCCTGGGGGATGGGTGAAGTTCCCATCATCTTGGCTTTGATTGCAACCTTTATTCAATGGATGCGTGATGATTCACGCGAGGCAAAGCGCATCGACCGCAATGAAGCCCGCATGGCTGCACTGGGTGAACCTGATGAACTTGCTCAATACAATAAGTACCTGAGCCAACTGCAGAGCCGCGATAAGAAAGAAGGTGGGTCATGA
- a CDS encoding SDR family NAD(P)-dependent oxidoreductase has translation MAQWALVTGATAGIGESFTRLLASKGYNVALVARDEARLHERAAGLREKYGVQTFVLPADLSTNEGCRSVEDYISTYEIEVLINNAGFGINKAFSASQMDAEQQMFDVLVRTPMRLMHTVIPGMKERKSGIIINNSSVASFIAGGTYSAAKSYMTVLSESMNTELASSGVKVSALCPGFTRTEFHERGRMKMGGLPNFMWLNADKLVAQSWKDALANKPVSIPGWQYKLLVGVISTIPRKFVRQIGMNVRKKQR, from the coding sequence ATGGCGCAATGGGCTCTTGTTACAGGTGCAACTGCTGGAATTGGTGAAAGTTTCACTCGCTTACTTGCATCTAAGGGTTATAACGTCGCACTCGTTGCGCGCGATGAAGCTCGTCTTCATGAACGCGCAGCGGGGCTTCGTGAAAAGTATGGCGTGCAGACATTTGTATTGCCTGCAGATCTTTCAACTAATGAAGGTTGTCGATCAGTTGAGGATTACATCAGCACCTATGAGATTGAAGTGTTGATTAACAACGCTGGATTTGGAATCAATAAGGCATTTAGTGCAAGTCAGATGGATGCAGAACAACAGATGTTTGATGTATTGGTGCGAACACCTATGCGCCTTATGCACACCGTCATCCCTGGAATGAAAGAGCGCAAATCTGGAATCATTATCAATAACTCATCCGTTGCAAGCTTTATCGCAGGTGGCACATATAGCGCTGCCAAGTCATATATGACTGTGCTCTCTGAATCCATGAATACCGAACTTGCAAGCAGTGGGGTAAAAGTCTCAGCGCTCTGCCCTGGATTTACTCGCACAGAATTTCACGAGCGAGGGCGAATGAAGATGGGCGGGCTACCAAACTTTATGTGGCTTAACGCCGATAAGTTAGTTGCTCAATCGTGGAAAGATGCCCTGGCAAATAAGCCAGTGAGCATTCCTGGCTGGCAATACAAACTTCTTGTGGGAGTTATCTCAACTATTCCAAGAAAATTTGTACGCCAGATCGGAATGAATGTTCGTAAGAAGCAGCGTTAG